TCTAACTAATTGTCTCATTGGTATGTTCTCCAAAATCTTCCAGGGATCTGACTTATCCTTTTTATTTATATAGATAGTAACATAAATCAGATGTCTATACAGTGCAGTGTTTAAGAGGTGGGGTGCGAGACGAGGCGTTTTATGCCGCACGGGGCGAGGCGGAAGTCCTGAGATATTGAGCGTAAATCCCATGAATCTACGGGACGTCTGTCTCATAAatcttcaattttataattttattactaaaaaaataagaaaaaataaaattgtcattAAAATTCTGTAAATAAATTCAAGTACATCACCAAtaatattaatatattattacagttattatttgagaaaggtcacaacacaaaaaatgataatagcctaaataatctttaaaatgaaatcttcatccagttcttcattttttttttaaatccagttCATCATCAATCTCCACATCTGTTAGTCTTTCCCACCCTCAACTAATATTTGCACTGATTTTTGCTTATATATTTCAAAGAAGGAGAAAGGCAAAAAGAGTAAGAGCAATGACAAAAAATGGATAAAGTTGCTTCAAGAACATAGTGCTATGAAATCTCTATCTATCAATTTCCGACATATTCATCTAAAGAAATTGTTTATGACAATGTTATTTTCCATGaaagttttttttattatttatatattttagaaaAATCACCACAATATGGAAACATGATAACATAAAGCATAAATATCATTACACCAATAATAAAAACCATAATCTTTagcaaaaatatttttaaaataaaaaaaaaaatcaaatttaaccCCCGGGGCGTACGCTTTTACTCCCGGGGCTTACACTTCCCGGTACTTACGCCTCAAATTCTAGAGCGGAGGCCTTATGGATCTATGTTTTTCATTTGCACCCTGGAGCGTTTTTGATACACCCCGCCCCGGGACTCGCCCCGGACTTGCCCCAAAAACGCCTTTAAAAACACTGATACAGTGAACTGTTCATATGGTCAAGAATATGCTTCTATTGTTGAGAAAGAAAGGGTTCTGTGCTTTGCAACCAATTCATCTAGTAAGACTCAATTGCTATATTTTGAAAACCTTGCTATGTAATTAAGTGCAAATATACCTAACCGTAGTAATTAGGCTTCCAATTTTGCATCTCTAGGTAAAATTCTCATTAATTTATTCAATATTTTTAGTCTAACaattattttaaaatatgtaTAATCATAAGAAACTGTGATTTGTGATAAGTTCTATGTAATTTGTAGCCTTTTAATTTcagtttaaatttttttaaaatccaCACATGAATGGGCATAAATGTTTAGGATAGTTTTTATTTAGCCTGCCACTTTAGGGAGAGTAAAAAATTTGCCTATTTTAACTTTTTTTATTGTGGAGTCAGAAGGTGGGGACTCGGGAGAATCTTATTGTTTCGATATAAGACAAGGTTGACAATTACTCAAAGGTCTGAAAGGTTGAGCTATGGCTCTTAACATTTTATAATGGTTAATTTCTCAACTTCACAGTTGTTTCACACCTGAATTTCCAGTTATTTAAAGTCAAATTTGTCTCTGTTTTAcgactttttttattttttaaagaagcTAATGGTCAAAACAACGTGATTAAACAATTCATAGATAGGTCTTCTAATCGATGTTTAGGCAACTAGAATCAAGGGTAGAAAAGGTCAACATAGTACCAAGGAATTTGACCAAGTCATATAATGTTTAACGCAAGTCGAAGCTCTCAAGTCAAATTCTCAATCAAAATGACATAAAATTCTTATAGGAAACAATTAAAACACAATGATCCAGCTTGCAAAGTGACAATCAAATAATCTATCCACAAATTTTCCAAAATATCAGTGCGTGATATTTTGCCTCTTAACTTGAATAAAGGAGATAGAGATAGGGATGGCACACAATGAGGAGAAATCTAGCTACCGATTTAGCAGAATTCATTAGCCTTTGATTAAAATTTTGTATTTGTATTAAGCTGCCTTTTCTAAAATTCAAAACATGTACATTGCATTTTTTAGAATTCAAAATTCATAAACTCAAAATTATTAATCCGTCTTTTGCCAAATCTTTCCATATTATTTTCCTTTCGAGCCTTTtgggtcactacccagtgtaatctcacaatagtggggtctgggaagggtaagatgtacgcagccttactcctacctgggtagggaggctgtttccgattgaccctcggcaaccctcctcctttatccgggcttgggaccggcaatgtgagcgagctcacacaggcggagtttcCTTTCGAGCCTACATTCATTTTTTATTGTCACGTCAACTTTTATGGTGGCAACTAATTTACTTCGGACAAGATAGAGAAGTAAGAGTATGTTTGGATgtgcttaaaaaaagcagcttataagctgttttcagcttataaactgctttagataagctaagccaaacgggtccaattatttttttgggtttattttagacacaaaatggctttaaactagtcagtcaaacactcaaaaaaactgaaaatagcttatagcaacttataagctaatccaaacgAGCTCTAAGAGGACACTTGCAAAATTGAGTGTGGAGAATTTTTTTAACAAGTTAATAAGACAAAATATGTATTTTCCCAAATTTAAAGCAAATTAGAACTGCTTTCAACTCTCACAATCTCGAGCTACAAGATAGAAAAAGTCCACATGGAAAGACAATGTGCAAAGCGACAAGCGAAAAATTCCATCCACAAGTTTCAACCAAAAGAAGTTGTATTGAAATtcttaatactccctccgtctcaatttatgtgatatagctTGATCAGGTtcggaatttaaaaaaaaaataaagacttttaaaacttgtgatccAAAACAAGTCATAGACATTTTTTGTGGCTGAAAATTATTTCACTAAAGATAAAAcaagaagtttaaagttaaattatttttaaatatagaaatatattttttttttaacagactAACGagaaaaatgtatcacataaattgagagaaCGGAAGTAGAAATTAGCAGACAAGAATCCTATCACTTTCTTTTCTCAATATAATCTTGGAACCTACTGTCACAAGCCGTGCCGTGCTGGGATTTGCAAGTCTACTATTAGAGTGCATCTTGTCCTATGTTTCTACATATCACATCCTCATGTTTTCTCCGAGAATAACAACACTTTTTTCTTGTCTTTTCTTTGAGCCCACAGAGATTTACATCATCactaaaaatagaaaaaaaactaGTGATGGACAAATTTTGTAACTAAATAATATAATTTGATGCTAATTCTATTTAGCGACGGATTGGTGACATATTATCAAATAATTCTGTTAGCTACGAACGATTTAGCAATAGATTGACAACGAAATTTATAGATAATTTCCAGTTTTTCTTAGTAGTGTATTTACAACCTACTATGGAGATTCTGACCCTATCTAAACTATTGCTTAAGCTCTAGAGTTGGGGTTGGACCACTACCCTTTTGCTACCATGTTGGCTACTGCTACTACTAGAAATACTGGCACTGCTACTGCAAGACAAATCACTGCTTGCTAGTTCATTTCTGGCAGTGGATTGATTCTTTGGCCTTCTTGGAATGCATTTTGTTCTCACTTCTTCTATCTCTTTCTCCCTTATTTCCAATTTCGCGTTCCTGCAAACCAAAAAAGAAACCCGACTATGGTTAATTTAATTCAGGCTGTTAAAATAGCTAATTAGCCTCTAATTACAAGCAGTTGGAGGGCCGGTACCAACTAAGGATCCAATAATAGTCTATATTGCTCAAACTCTTCAAAAATAGCATCATCCACGTTCGATCTTTCAAAAAAACATAATTTCAAGGATCCAAGATGTACTCATCGACATTTTTGTAGAGTTTGAACAACATAGGACCTGTACCACCTAAGGCCATGTATGGTCTAATTCAATAACAGTTATGTTGCTCGAACTCTTCGACAATGTTGCCACATTTGAATTACATCCTtaaaaaatgcactattttttgaAGGATCCGAATTCCGAGACACGAGCGTCAACCTTTTGCAGAGTTCAAGCAATATAGATAACAGCAAAGTAGTAACTGAAGCAAACTATTAACCGAGGATATGCACGATTAATTTTGTAGACTTTAGGGCCAAAAACTACATTTTTCCATTTCAATTTGCAGGAAACAAAAAAGGTTTAAGAAGATGGGCAACCCCACATGACTAGAATAGCAGGCGGCAATAATGTTACAAAGTTAATACTATAACTTTGTTTCTTCTTTCTGCAAACTGTTCTGTGTAAAATCAGAATATGGATATTCTGAAAGATTACAGAAGTTATTAATATTGATTGATCTGTACTGTTTGGGATGACGGTGAGAAATTAATTAGCTACTTGTATCCTACGTATGGCAATGTGACTATGACATTGTAGTAAATACCCCTATGGCCTATGCTAAGTCACAATAAGGAAATTGTACTTTTTAATTATGAAAAGAGGACAAAATTCACAGGTTTGAAGTTTACCCCGACTCGAATCTTGAAAAAAGTTAGACATCAATTTAAGCAAAATGTCAATTGTCACATACTACCAGTCACTGATGAATTTCCCTTTAAGTAATAGACGTGTAATGGCGTATAAACTTGATTTCAAGTTATTTTTTTGTTTCTGTGGAAAATAATAAATGCTCAATCACCCAAAACCAGAAACTGCAAAAGAACCTCTTTAAATGAGTATTCCTAATAAATAagtagggaaaagggtcaaaaatatccctttattttgagaaaaaagctaaaaatatccttcaaattaattttgagtcaaaaatacccctcacaTCATTACAGTTTTCACATATAACCCTGTCTTAACAGAAATTCCCAAATCTGCGAAGATAATCCGGTTTCATTTTTTAAATTCGTTCCAttatttaaacccgacccaattaTATAAAAACTTATGATCCTACGATCACATTTTTTCACCCTGGTCTACATGTTTAAAGGGGATTGTAGGATCGTAGGTTTTTACTTAGTTGGATTGGGTTTAAataatggagcgggtttaaaaaatgaaatCAAATTATCTTCACGAATTTGAAAATTTCCGTTAAGACAGGAGTATATGTGAAAACTTTGATGACGCGAAAGATATTTTTAATCTAAAATTAGTTTAAAGGatatttttaccttttttttttttgaagtagaGAGATATTTTTTATCTTTTTCCCAAATAAGTATCTCTTGAAAAGTTGTATTCTTATGTCAGTATTTCAGATTGCAGACTGATTGACCACATGAAAAAGCCACTAGCGTTACAAATTGTGATTTCTTATTATCTGCCCAACAATAAAAGTATCGGTGGACAGAATTATTCAGTACTAGTAAAAAATATcaagtgtttaaaaaaaaatagcaaatgCACTGTGAATTAATTGAGGTGCACGTAGATTAGATCAGATACTACAGTTatagaaagtaaaaaaaaaaaatactctagTGTTACACAGTACAAAAACTAATTCTATTTCTTTGTGACAATGGGTTAAACTTCGAATAGATTTTCACATTTGTGAAAGTTTCATGCTCGTTGAGTTTAACTTTTATACGATAATAGAATAGAATATTTTTactcaatcaaattactaaaggATACTTATAAGTAAATATTAAGGGTAAATAGAACTAATTAGCTGGTAAATAAAGCACAAAATCTGTTTTTAACATACTAAATTACTCTGATAATATAAAATTCTTTACACTTCGTATGTATATATGTTAAAATCCTTGCCCTATCAAGACATTTAGAAAGTAACTGTCTATTATAAGTAGATCTAGTACGTTAAAAATTAAACATATAACCTAATATAATTGGTCAAATTATACTAACAGTATAATTCTATTTACAACGTTAGAGTATACTCTTACATGTTAGTAAATTCTAATTATGTATGTAATTTAAGTCAAGGACAATTGATGCCCTTTTTTTTATTCCAACATTAATAACTTGATTTTAGGCAAGACGACAATTTCTTTGTTTTGAATAAAACAAACATTATTGATTGAATCACTCCAAGCAAAGTCAGGTATTCTTTTGGAACTAAGCTAAAGTGTTATAGACTTATAGTCATGTTGTCATGATTTTTGACACGAAACATCATAATACTGTATCATATactcaaaacaaaacaaaacaaaacaaattaaTAACAGGGATAAAACTCACCGATCTGCATTAAATGACGATGATCTCATCAGTGCTGGATATTCGTCCTTGTTTGTCTCTATTAAGCTTCCACTAAAGTACTCTTTATCTTCTAGCTTTGTGATAATCCCATTATTATGATACTCCACCTTAGTATCCTCTACATCCTTCTCCACCTGATTATTTAACCCTGTCCCACGTGGCACCCTTGACTTGTAATGTGAAATCAAGTTAAGACCATGATCTTTAACATAACCACCAGGCCCACaatccttgaaggaaatagaaccACATGATAATAATTGCATGAAAACAGAAGATCCTTTGCTTTTTACACTTGAttgattgttattgttatcagCCGTTTGATCTTCATTGACTGTTTCTGGCCGTACGATCACCCTACCATCAGCCTTCATCAACGTCTCGAGTGTCTCGGGACTTGAATCGGACGGCGGAGGCGAAATTTCGCCTCTGCTCAATTCCGTTGAATGATTTTGAGTTTGCTGAATACTCGTATAGCCTGAGATTTCTCCTCTGCTCAACTCCGTTGAATGACTTTGAATTTGTTGAATACTCGTATAGttttcttcctcctcctcctcttcggCAATGCCGATTTCTCTCCGTCGGCGACGGCGGTCGTCGGTCTGAGTTGCTGCATCGGCGGCGGCTTTGCCGGCAGACTCATTACTAGACTCGGCTTTGTAGACTCTGTATTCGTGGAAGTCAGCCGAACACCACGACTGGTTGTGCCGCCGTGAGACTGCCGGAACATCGTGATCTTCGCCGAGTTTTCTCACTTCCGGCGCCTGATTTTTCGAACTAGAAGAAAATTCTACTTCGTCTTGTGATTGAGATATTACCGTCATTGCACCGTCAACTAATTCTGATCCTTTGAGAACGTATTCTTGGCCGTGTGCTGGATATATAAAATCGTGCTCAGCCAAATCGTGCCACACAAATCCGTTCCTGTAACTC
The sequence above is a segment of the Lycium barbarum isolate Lr01 chromosome 6, ASM1917538v2, whole genome shotgun sequence genome. Coding sequences within it:
- the LOC132643506 gene encoding protein SOSEKI 5: MAGSSRSVRATTELQMHKKWKDRETSPERTKVWTESSNSKLKHERKVPVVYYLTRNGQLEHPHFMEVPLSSPDGLYLRDVINRLNFLRGKGMASLYSWSAKRSYRNGFVWHDLAEHDFIYPAHGQEYVLKGSELVDGAMTVISQSQDEVEFSSSSKNQAPEVRKLGEDHDVPAVSRRHNQSWCSADFHEYRVYKAESSNESAGKAAADAATQTDDRRRRRREIGIAEEEEEEENYTSIQQIQSHSTELSRGEISGYTSIQQTQNHSTELSRGEISPPPSDSSPETLETLMKADGRVIVRPETVNEDQTADNNNNQSSVKSKGSSVFMQLLSCGSISFKDCGPGGYVKDHGLNLISHYKSRVPRGTGLNNQVEKDVEDTKVEYHNNGIITKLEDKEYFSGSLIETNKDEYPALMRSSSFNADRNAKLEIREKEIEEVRTKCIPRRPKNQSTARNELASSDLSCSSSASISSSSSSQHGSKRVVVQPQL